The Mycobacterium paragordonae genome includes a region encoding these proteins:
- a CDS encoding non-ribosomal peptide synthetase — translation MTETIGREAVLNVSASYHLRGFVDTERLHEALDAVATRHPVLRSTYWATDDGRHPEIHDELRPGWAEHDLSGLSGQAQLLRLKVLAQRDFRRPFELDSESPLRMTAVRLSPDEVALLITAHPEAWDDGSWSPFFADLTRAYTQPAQDAAAAMPMVAQVRGQTEDDLNYWRPVLTELPEPLELPGPNGSAMPGDWRAQRVTKLLCADTTGAVAKLAEETGTTPFAVMLAAFTALLHRYTHATDLLIAAPASDRDTESSIGNFANALPIRAYPQPRQTFRELLTHTADAVSGAFAHRHVDLDPLLDELGISGQPLTRVGFGLLESDGGGFCPPGVECSPGELHGQTSRLPLSVKVEPTEGRIEAEHLVEVMDPALAGQLLEHYAVLLDSALQEPDRELRRLTLLTDAEADWMREVATGEEVSIPASTIAALVADRAAASPDNVAVVYEGRQYSYREINAEANRLAHWLIEQGIGTEDRVAVLLDKSPELIITALGVLKCGAVYLPVDPTYPPERLSYILNDAEAKLALRQPVTGLARYPATDPRPDQLIRPLLPENTAYLIYTSGSTGLPKGVPVPHRPIAEYFVWFGGKYEVDETDRLLQVASPGFDVSIAEIFCPLVCGARLVIPRPDGLRDINYLTELLYREGITSMHFVPSLLGLFLSLPGVNQWRTLRRVPIGGEPLPGEIADKFHATFDALLYNFYGPTETVVNTTSYQVEGTQGTRIVPIGRPKLNTQVYLLDDGLQPVPVGAIGEIYIGGTHLAHGYHRRSALTAERFVADPFTPGARLYRSGDLARRNADGAVEFVGRADEQVKIRGFRIELGDIAAAISVDPSVGQTVVIAADLPHLGKSLVSYLTPADGDTTSVDVERIRSRVGAALPDYMNPAAYVVIDEIPITAHGKIDRKALPQPEIASEAEFREPGTDTERTVAALFTHLLGAGQVGLDDSFFDLGGHSLAATKLVAAIRAECGVDVGIRDVFESETVGRLAQLIDQSEPADAARTRPELVETPREGRLPLSAAQLRSWFAYQIEGPSEVNNIPFVARLSGPCDVGALVSAFGDVIARHEILRTTYAEEAGVPHQVINAPGEVQVRQASGDGDGWLREQLDLERGYCSELERDWPIRGAVLHTGPPNQEHVVSLVVHHIAIDHWSGGVLFADLLTAYRARKAGQEPSWAPLPVQYADYATWQGRLLTEPEDGSGIACAQKQYWVRQLEGIPEDTGLRPDLPRPPVPSGAGDSVEFGIDSHTRGKLAELCRELGVTEFMVLQAAVAVVLHKAGGGADIPLGTPIASRTEPELDQLVGFFINILVLRNDLSGNPSLREVLSRVRDTALGAYAHQDLPFERVVDAVNPIRSLSRNPLFQTVVHVRDHLPAQQVIETGPDGDTVFTAMEPPFDIAPADLSVNFFAADGGYQGKIVYRTELYHRSTIERLAGWLMRVVTTFADDADRRLRDVPLLDDRERQRLLTEWSRGPEPRVDRPLTIAALLEPSREWGRDRIALRCGDAEIDYSALHRRSDNFACLLGDLSVGPGSLVGLSTRRGIDTVVALVGIMKAGAGFFPLDPGYPAARKKLMLDDVSPRVVVATAEAAQTLPECPGATLLVLDDPALQRALDRPVQSDDGLPAAHPEDPMYLVFTSGSTGTPKGVLGTHRAMTSRLNWQLWNYPVPGNDIRLAQASWTFLEGCMETLGGLAAGATTILADDAEHRDAEALAALVRAHSVAQVTAVPSLVSTIVDAWPESLSSLHRLVCGAEPMTVSLHQRLLANYGGTDGPELLNNFGATETSGALVRGPLTPPVPLLGTPMPGSQVYLLDEALKPVPVGVVGELYYAGEQLVRGYWKRAGLTASRFVPDPYSTEPGARFYRSGDRARWTEDGCLEFVGRADHQVKVRGFRVELAEVEAALRDVDGVAVAAVRTWDVDGSTTLAGYVAPREPVTDEAEFAALVRGEAASVLPGYMMPSSITVLDEMPKTESGKLNRPGLPRPAVSTRGRSDPPRTETERALADVFVGLLPIDEIGCRDDFFTLGGDSILSVQLAARARDAGLAVSPRMVFEHPTVQQLAAAVDSGQDGTHAEADVRHEPMSTSGLSEQDLAAVTAAWATEDGNP, via the coding sequence GTGACCGAAACCATCGGAAGAGAAGCTGTGCTGAACGTCAGTGCGTCCTACCACCTCAGGGGGTTCGTCGACACCGAGCGGTTGCATGAAGCGCTGGACGCGGTGGCTACCCGCCACCCGGTGCTGCGGAGCACGTATTGGGCGACCGACGACGGTCGGCACCCCGAGATTCACGACGAACTTCGACCCGGATGGGCCGAGCACGACCTGTCCGGCCTGAGCGGCCAGGCCCAGCTGCTGCGGCTGAAAGTGCTGGCGCAACGGGACTTTCGGCGCCCTTTCGAGCTGGACTCGGAGTCGCCCCTGCGAATGACCGCGGTGCGCCTGAGTCCGGACGAGGTAGCGCTGCTGATCACCGCGCACCCGGAGGCATGGGACGACGGATCCTGGTCGCCGTTCTTCGCCGACCTGACGCGGGCCTACACGCAGCCGGCGCAGGATGCCGCCGCCGCGATGCCGATGGTGGCGCAGGTCCGCGGACAGACCGAGGACGACCTGAACTACTGGCGTCCAGTTCTAACGGAATTGCCCGAACCGCTGGAACTTCCGGGCCCCAACGGCTCAGCTATGCCAGGTGACTGGCGCGCACAGCGCGTGACGAAACTGCTTTGCGCCGATACCACCGGCGCCGTGGCGAAATTGGCCGAGGAGACCGGCACTACACCGTTCGCCGTGATGCTGGCCGCGTTCACGGCGCTGCTGCACCGCTACACCCACGCCACCGACCTGTTAATCGCGGCACCGGCGAGCGATCGCGATACCGAGAGTTCGATCGGAAACTTCGCCAACGCGCTGCCGATCCGCGCGTATCCGCAACCGCGGCAGACCTTCCGCGAACTACTGACCCACACCGCCGACGCGGTGAGCGGTGCCTTCGCCCATCGACATGTCGACCTCGACCCGCTGCTCGATGAGTTAGGAATTTCCGGCCAGCCGCTGACGCGGGTTGGCTTCGGGCTACTCGAATCCGACGGAGGCGGGTTCTGCCCACCCGGGGTTGAATGCAGCCCCGGGGAGTTGCACGGGCAGACCAGCCGGCTGCCGTTGAGCGTCAAGGTGGAGCCGACCGAGGGCCGGATCGAGGCCGAGCATCTGGTCGAGGTAATGGATCCGGCATTGGCCGGCCAACTGCTCGAGCACTACGCCGTGCTGCTGGACAGCGCGCTGCAGGAACCCGACCGGGAACTGCGTCGGTTGACATTACTCACCGACGCCGAAGCCGACTGGATGCGCGAAGTCGCCACCGGCGAAGAGGTTTCCATCCCGGCCAGCACCATTGCGGCGCTGGTTGCCGATCGTGCCGCCGCCTCGCCCGACAACGTGGCCGTGGTGTACGAGGGCCGCCAGTACAGCTACCGGGAGATCAATGCGGAAGCGAACCGGCTGGCGCACTGGCTGATTGAGCAGGGCATCGGCACCGAAGACCGGGTCGCCGTGCTGCTGGACAAGTCGCCCGAACTCATCATCACCGCCCTGGGCGTCCTCAAATGCGGGGCCGTCTACCTTCCGGTCGACCCGACCTATCCACCCGAGCGCCTCTCCTACATCCTCAACGACGCCGAGGCCAAACTTGCGCTGCGTCAACCGGTCACCGGTCTGGCGCGGTACCCGGCCACCGACCCCCGACCAGACCAGTTGATTCGTCCGCTGCTACCGGAAAACACCGCCTACCTCATCTACACCTCGGGGTCGACCGGGCTGCCCAAGGGAGTCCCGGTGCCGCACCGGCCGATTGCAGAGTACTTCGTCTGGTTCGGCGGCAAGTACGAGGTCGACGAGACGGACCGGCTACTCCAGGTGGCCTCACCAGGATTCGACGTGTCCATCGCCGAGATCTTCTGCCCACTGGTCTGCGGGGCGCGACTGGTGATCCCCCGACCGGATGGCCTGCGCGACATCAACTATCTGACCGAACTGCTCTACCGCGAAGGCATCACGTCGATGCATTTCGTGCCGTCGCTGCTCGGTCTGTTCCTGTCGCTACCGGGTGTCAACCAATGGCGGACGTTGCGCCGCGTTCCGATCGGCGGCGAGCCGTTGCCCGGAGAGATCGCCGACAAGTTCCACGCCACCTTCGACGCGCTGCTCTACAACTTCTACGGACCGACCGAAACCGTAGTCAACACCACCAGCTACCAGGTCGAGGGCACCCAGGGCACCCGGATCGTGCCGATCGGGCGACCCAAACTCAACACGCAGGTGTACCTGCTCGATGACGGACTGCAACCGGTGCCCGTCGGCGCGATTGGTGAAATCTACATCGGCGGAACGCATCTCGCGCACGGTTACCATCGCCGCTCGGCCTTGACCGCGGAACGTTTCGTCGCCGACCCGTTCACTCCCGGCGCCCGGTTGTATCGCTCCGGTGACCTCGCTCGCCGCAACGCCGACGGTGCCGTCGAATTCGTCGGGCGCGCGGATGAGCAGGTGAAGATCCGCGGATTCCGGATCGAACTCGGGGACATTGCAGCGGCAATCTCGGTTGACCCGAGCGTCGGTCAGACGGTGGTCATCGCCGCGGATCTGCCGCACCTCGGCAAGAGCCTGGTGAGTTACCTGACACCGGCCGACGGAGACACGACATCGGTCGACGTGGAACGCATCCGGTCCCGGGTGGGTGCCGCGCTGCCGGACTACATGAACCCCGCCGCCTATGTCGTGATCGACGAGATCCCGATCACCGCACACGGCAAGATCGACCGAAAAGCTCTGCCGCAGCCGGAAATCGCTTCCGAAGCCGAGTTTCGGGAGCCCGGCACGGACACCGAGCGAACGGTTGCCGCCCTGTTCACGCACCTGCTGGGTGCCGGCCAGGTCGGTTTGGACGACTCGTTCTTCGACCTGGGCGGACATTCGCTGGCGGCCACCAAACTGGTGGCCGCGATCCGCGCCGAATGCGGTGTCGACGTTGGTATCCGGGACGTCTTCGAGTCGGAAACCGTTGGGCGGCTGGCACAACTGATCGATCAATCGGAACCGGCCGACGCTGCCCGTACCAGGCCAGAGTTGGTCGAGACGCCGCGGGAAGGGCGGCTGCCGCTCTCGGCGGCGCAGCTGCGAAGCTGGTTCGCCTACCAGATCGAGGGCCCCAGCGAGGTCAACAATATACCGTTCGTCGCGCGGCTCAGCGGGCCGTGTGATGTCGGCGCCCTGGTGTCCGCATTCGGCGATGTCATTGCGCGCCACGAGATCCTGCGCACCACCTACGCCGAAGAGGCGGGTGTGCCGCACCAGGTGATCAATGCCCCGGGCGAGGTGCAGGTCCGCCAGGCCAGCGGTGACGGCGACGGGTGGTTGCGCGAGCAGCTCGACCTCGAGCGCGGCTATTGCTCTGAGCTGGAACGTGACTGGCCGATCCGCGGCGCGGTGCTGCACACCGGGCCGCCCAACCAGGAGCATGTGGTTTCGCTGGTAGTGCACCACATCGCGATCGATCACTGGTCCGGCGGCGTCCTGTTCGCCGACCTGCTGACGGCGTACCGGGCCCGAAAGGCCGGCCAGGAGCCCTCCTGGGCCCCACTGCCGGTTCAATACGCCGACTATGCGACCTGGCAGGGCCGGCTGCTGACCGAGCCGGAGGACGGGTCCGGAATCGCCTGTGCGCAAAAGCAATACTGGGTTCGGCAGCTGGAGGGCATACCTGAGGACACCGGACTCCGGCCGGACCTGCCGCGGCCGCCGGTGCCCAGCGGCGCCGGCGACTCCGTCGAGTTCGGCATCGACTCGCACACCCGGGGCAAGCTGGCCGAACTCTGCCGCGAGCTCGGCGTGACCGAGTTCATGGTGTTGCAGGCCGCGGTCGCGGTAGTGCTGCACAAGGCCGGTGGCGGTGCGGACATTCCGCTGGGAACCCCGATCGCATCGCGCACCGAGCCCGAACTCGACCAGCTGGTGGGCTTTTTCATCAATATCCTGGTGCTGCGCAACGACCTTTCCGGCAACCCGTCCCTGCGCGAGGTGCTCAGCCGGGTTCGCGACACCGCACTGGGCGCCTACGCCCACCAGGACCTGCCCTTCGAGCGGGTGGTCGACGCGGTCAACCCGATCAGGTCGCTATCCCGGAACCCGCTCTTCCAGACGGTCGTGCACGTGCGCGACCACCTGCCCGCGCAACAGGTCATCGAGACCGGCCCCGATGGGGACACGGTGTTCACCGCGATGGAGCCGCCATTCGACATCGCGCCCGCGGACCTGAGCGTCAACTTCTTCGCCGCCGACGGGGGTTATCAGGGCAAGATCGTCTACCGCACCGAGCTGTACCATCGCAGCACCATCGAGCGTCTGGCCGGATGGCTGATGCGAGTGGTCACCACCTTCGCCGATGACGCCGATCGGCGGTTGCGCGATGTCCCGCTGCTCGATGACCGCGAGCGGCAACGCCTGCTCACCGAATGGAGCCGTGGACCCGAGCCGAGGGTCGACCGCCCGCTCACGATCGCCGCGCTGCTCGAGCCGAGCCGTGAGTGGGGGCGCGACCGCATTGCGCTGCGCTGCGGCGACGCGGAGATCGACTACTCTGCGCTGCATCGTCGTTCGGACAACTTCGCCTGCCTGCTCGGCGATCTCAGTGTCGGGCCGGGATCACTGGTGGGACTGTCCACGCGGCGCGGCATCGACACGGTGGTTGCGCTCGTCGGCATCATGAAGGCCGGCGCCGGCTTCTTTCCGCTGGATCCCGGATATCCGGCGGCACGCAAGAAGCTGATGCTCGACGACGTCTCGCCGCGCGTCGTAGTGGCGACCGCCGAGGCCGCGCAAACCCTGCCGGAGTGCCCCGGGGCAACGCTTCTGGTGCTCGATGATCCCGCGCTGCAGCGGGCACTCGACCGCCCGGTCCAATCGGACGATGGGCTGCCCGCCGCACATCCCGAGGATCCGATGTACCTGGTGTTCACGTCCGGATCGACGGGCACACCGAAGGGCGTGCTCGGTACCCACCGGGCGATGACAAGCCGGCTGAATTGGCAGCTGTGGAACTATCCGGTGCCGGGCAACGACATTCGCCTGGCGCAAGCCTCCTGGACGTTCCTGGAAGGCTGCATGGAGACACTGGGCGGTCTGGCCGCCGGCGCGACCACCATCCTCGCCGATGACGCCGAGCATCGCGACGCCGAGGCGCTGGCCGCGCTGGTACGTGCGCACTCCGTCGCGCAGGTCACCGCCGTGCCTAGCCTGGTGTCGACGATCGTGGATGCCTGGCCGGAATCCCTGAGCTCGCTACACCGGCTGGTGTGCGGCGCCGAGCCGATGACCGTATCGCTGCACCAGCGGTTGCTGGCCAACTACGGCGGCACCGACGGCCCGGAGTTGCTGAACAACTTCGGCGCCACCGAAACGTCCGGCGCCCTGGTCCGCGGGCCGCTCACCCCGCCGGTGCCGCTGCTGGGCACTCCAATGCCCGGCTCACAGGTGTATCTGCTCGATGAGGCGCTGAAGCCGGTACCGGTCGGAGTAGTTGGCGAACTGTATTACGCCGGCGAGCAATTGGTGCGCGGATATTGGAAGCGGGCCGGCCTGACGGCGTCGCGGTTCGTCCCCGACCCGTATTCCACCGAGCCGGGGGCGAGGTTCTACCGCAGCGGTGACCGGGCGCGGTGGACCGAAGACGGTTGTCTGGAGTTCGTCGGGCGCGCCGACCATCAGGTGAAAGTGCGGGGCTTCCGCGTCGAGCTGGCCGAGGTGGAGGCCGCGTTGCGGGACGTGGACGGAGTGGCCGTTGCGGCGGTGCGCACCTGGGACGTCGACGGCAGTACGACCCTGGCCGGCTACGTCGCGCCGCGCGAACCGGTCACCGACGAGGCCGAGTTCGCCGCCCTGGTACGCGGCGAGGCCGCGTCGGTGCTACCGGGATACATGATGCCGTCGTCGATCACCGTGCTGGACGAGATGCCCAAGACGGAGTCGGGCAAGCTGAACCGGCCCGGCCTGCCGCGGCCGGCGGTAAGCACCCGCGGCCGCAGTGACCCGCCCCGCACCGAAACCGAGCGCGCCCTGGCCGATGTCTTCGTCGGTCTCTTACCGATCGACGAAATCGGCTGCCGTGATGACTTTTTCACCCTCGGCGGGGACAGCATCCTGTCGGTGCAACTGGCTGCGCGAGCCCGCGACGCCGGTCTGGCGGTGAGCCCGCGGATGGTTTTCGAACACCCGACCGTTCAACAGCTTGCGGCGGCGGTGGACTCGGGTCAGGACGGCACGCACGCCGAAGCCGATGTCCGCCACGAGCCGATGAGCACGTCAGGCTTGTCGGAACAGGATCTGGCCGCGGTGACCGCAGCCTGGGCCACGGAAGACGGCAACCCGTGA
- a CDS encoding non-ribosomal peptide synthetase, producing the protein MTATRTGMPPGIEDVMALSPLQEGLYSLTTLTEFSTEDPYLIGMTAEISGALDAELLKDCAAKMLVRHPNLRASFVSRNIPRPVQIVPTTVDLPRRHVRTTQAEIERLATAERTRPFDFERTPAIRFLLAELPGERWHLVITAHHIVIDGWSLPVFAAELIALYGAGGDAEALPDEPRPYRDYIGWLSGHDRSASEQVWREYLNGLSSPTMLSAAMADRRMGGAPRAGLPRRTELRAGRDVTARLTEGARSQGITVNTLTQLAWAVVLSRLTDRGDVVFGVTVSGRPAELSGVESMIGLFINTVPLRVRLDPDTSAGAHCLAVQRDAAMLRDHGYLSHATLRALGGVGEMFDTLLVYENFPTAGLGADGELRSGGVIFKPSGLESVTHFPVTLAAHMAGDELVLLVEVLDGALGQTTGESLGRRVLLTAERLLSQWQRPLRELSVLFDDEAGPLRAHAAPELPQPPQASGFHTRFAAIAENNPQATALSWAGGAMTYAELDDAANRMAALLTEHGVGAETPVAIRLARGHAYVVALLGVLKAGGVSVPMEPGTPPERVESTMRQTGATIVIDEGMVSAAEAQRGDFRPAAVHPQQAAYLVFTSGTTGEPKGVIGTHAALGAYADDHIHRVLQPAAARLGRRLRIAHSWSVAFDAAWQPLVALLDGHAVHIVDDHTQRDAEALVETIVEHRIDMIDTTPSMFTQLRAFGLLTSAPLSVLALGGEAIGPAMWQSIRDECARTTPAALTAAFNCYGPTETTVEAVVADITGHSAPTIGDPTQETRGYVLDSGLRPVPRGIPGELYLGGEQLARGYVGRAAETSSRFIADPFVSGERMYRTGDVVRRLPDDSLQYLGRADAQVKIQGYRVEPGEIAAALEAHPAVRHAHVVVRERQRRPVLTAYAAGANGSRPSPGELRAAIGERLPRYMVPQRIVVVDRIPLTANGKLDEAALDGIGAVTAVATTPETATENQLAELLSELLEQSQVDVTADFLQLGLDSILALSVVQAARRRGIPLRARLILECVNVRELAAAIDAEDAAPERHDEQRGQPIPLLPNAYWLYEHGEPRRLAQTEAIRLPAGIDGDQLKAALKNIVDGHEVLRTRLDRTSMTLVPAPATDLLDEIEVAGDLPSAVNEHAERALAGLDPERGVLLSVTWLRPSSGQSVLLITAHVLAMDPASWRVVLGELDTALHALAAGRAPAPISELTTYRQWTEALTRRAETLDSCQFWLNQLDGVDPDLGARRVDPDRDRARDLVVRASVADAEATGQLLNMGVPMFEVLVAAATRTVNRWRRVRSQPTPPPLLALETHGRADSLVDDTIDTSDTVGLLSSIYPLRVPTTDPHLVAEHLASVPGGDIDYGLLRYLRSDTAYRLKEKPGPQLLLNYLGRIDVGEAGTDLRLDRELLGGLPQLPEPDTAVRHELVILATLLGSGDQQVLLTQWRVLPDVLSEADLAALQSIWTEELKEMVS; encoded by the coding sequence GTGACCGCGACCCGAACCGGCATGCCGCCGGGCATCGAGGACGTGATGGCGCTCAGCCCGCTGCAGGAGGGGCTGTACTCGCTGACCACGCTGACGGAGTTCTCCACCGAGGACCCGTATCTGATCGGAATGACCGCCGAGATCAGCGGTGCCCTGGACGCGGAGTTGCTCAAGGACTGCGCCGCAAAGATGTTGGTGCGGCATCCGAATCTGCGGGCCAGCTTTGTGAGCCGGAACATCCCGCGTCCGGTGCAGATCGTGCCCACCACTGTCGATCTGCCCAGGCGCCACGTCCGGACGACCCAAGCGGAGATCGAGCGCCTCGCAACGGCAGAGCGGACACGGCCGTTCGATTTCGAACGAACCCCCGCGATCCGCTTCCTGCTCGCCGAACTGCCCGGCGAGCGCTGGCACCTGGTGATCACCGCGCACCACATCGTCATCGACGGGTGGTCGCTGCCGGTGTTCGCGGCCGAGCTGATCGCGCTGTACGGGGCCGGCGGCGACGCCGAGGCACTGCCCGACGAGCCGCGGCCCTACCGGGACTACATCGGGTGGTTGTCCGGTCACGATCGCTCGGCCAGCGAGCAGGTCTGGCGGGAGTATCTCAACGGATTAAGCTCCCCGACAATGCTTTCGGCAGCCATGGCCGACCGTCGGATGGGCGGGGCGCCCCGCGCCGGTTTGCCGCGGCGCACCGAACTGCGCGCCGGCCGCGACGTGACCGCGCGGCTGACCGAGGGTGCTCGCTCGCAGGGGATAACTGTCAACACCTTGACGCAGCTGGCGTGGGCGGTGGTGCTGTCTCGACTGACGGATCGCGGCGATGTGGTGTTCGGTGTCACCGTCTCCGGTCGGCCCGCTGAGTTGTCCGGCGTGGAAAGCATGATCGGGTTGTTCATCAATACCGTGCCGCTGCGGGTCCGATTGGATCCGGACACCAGCGCCGGCGCGCATTGCCTTGCCGTGCAACGGGATGCGGCGATGCTGCGTGACCACGGCTACCTCAGCCACGCCACGCTGCGGGCGCTGGGCGGGGTCGGCGAGATGTTCGACACGCTGCTGGTCTACGAGAACTTTCCCACGGCAGGACTCGGCGCAGATGGCGAATTGCGTTCAGGCGGTGTGATATTCAAGCCGAGCGGACTCGAGAGCGTGACACATTTCCCGGTCACGCTGGCCGCCCACATGGCCGGTGACGAGCTGGTGCTGCTGGTTGAGGTGCTCGACGGCGCGCTGGGCCAGACTACCGGCGAATCACTCGGCCGCAGAGTGCTTTTGACCGCCGAGCGACTACTGTCGCAGTGGCAGCGGCCGCTGCGCGAGCTCAGCGTGCTGTTCGACGACGAGGCCGGCCCGCTGCGCGCCCACGCGGCGCCGGAACTGCCGCAACCGCCGCAGGCCAGCGGCTTCCACACCAGATTCGCCGCGATCGCGGAGAACAACCCCCAAGCCACGGCGCTGAGTTGGGCCGGCGGCGCCATGACCTACGCCGAACTGGACGACGCAGCCAACCGGATGGCCGCACTGCTGACGGAACACGGCGTCGGAGCCGAGACCCCGGTGGCGATCCGGCTCGCCCGCGGGCACGCCTACGTCGTTGCGTTGCTCGGAGTGCTCAAAGCCGGCGGCGTCAGTGTCCCGATGGAGCCCGGCACCCCGCCGGAGCGGGTGGAGTCCACCATGCGCCAGACGGGCGCGACGATCGTCATCGACGAGGGCATGGTGTCGGCCGCCGAAGCGCAACGAGGGGACTTCCGTCCGGCCGCGGTGCACCCCCAGCAGGCCGCCTATCTGGTGTTTACCTCGGGTACCACCGGAGAACCCAAGGGCGTCATCGGAACTCATGCGGCACTGGGGGCCTACGCCGATGACCATATCCATCGGGTGCTGCAACCGGCCGCCGCCCGCCTGGGCCGTCGGCTGCGGATAGCGCACTCCTGGTCGGTCGCCTTCGACGCGGCGTGGCAGCCCCTGGTCGCGCTGCTTGACGGTCACGCCGTACACATCGTGGACGATCACACCCAGCGCGACGCAGAGGCTCTGGTTGAGACCATCGTCGAGCACCGCATCGACATGATCGACACGACGCCGTCGATGTTCACGCAGCTGCGGGCCTTCGGGTTGCTCACCTCCGCTCCCTTGTCCGTGCTGGCCCTGGGCGGCGAAGCCATCGGCCCGGCGATGTGGCAGTCGATCCGAGACGAGTGCGCTCGGACTACTCCAGCCGCGCTGACGGCCGCGTTCAACTGCTACGGCCCAACGGAAACCACGGTGGAGGCGGTGGTCGCCGACATCACCGGGCACTCCGCGCCGACGATCGGCGACCCCACCCAGGAGACCCGGGGATACGTGCTCGATTCCGGCCTGCGACCGGTGCCCCGTGGGATCCCTGGTGAATTGTATTTGGGCGGTGAACAACTCGCGCGTGGCTATGTGGGCCGGGCAGCGGAGACGTCCAGCCGTTTCATCGCAGACCCGTTCGTCTCCGGCGAGCGGATGTACCGCACCGGTGATGTGGTGCGCCGCCTGCCCGACGATTCGCTGCAATACCTCGGGCGTGCCGACGCGCAGGTGAAGATCCAGGGCTACCGGGTCGAACCCGGCGAGATCGCCGCGGCGCTGGAGGCACATCCCGCGGTGCGCCACGCGCACGTGGTGGTGCGTGAGCGGCAGCGCCGGCCCGTGTTGACCGCGTATGCCGCCGGCGCCAACGGATCCCGGCCCTCGCCGGGCGAGCTGCGCGCCGCGATCGGGGAGCGGTTGCCCCGTTACATGGTGCCGCAGCGCATCGTCGTCGTCGACCGCATCCCGTTGACCGCCAACGGCAAATTGGACGAAGCGGCCCTAGACGGCATCGGCGCCGTCACCGCGGTGGCGACGACGCCGGAAACCGCCACCGAAAACCAACTGGCCGAGCTGCTTTCGGAGCTGCTGGAACAGTCGCAGGTGGATGTCACCGCGGATTTCCTGCAACTCGGGCTGGACAGCATTCTGGCGCTGTCGGTGGTGCAGGCGGCGCGCCGGCGCGGGATTCCACTACGCGCACGGTTGATCCTCGAGTGTGTCAACGTTCGCGAGCTCGCCGCCGCGATCGACGCCGAGGACGCAGCGCCGGAACGACATGACGAGCAACGCGGTCAACCGATTCCCCTGCTGCCCAATGCCTACTGGCTGTACGAACACGGCGAGCCGCGGCGGCTGGCGCAGACCGAGGCGATCAGGTTGCCCGCCGGCATCGACGGCGATCAGCTGAAGGCGGCACTGAAGAACATCGTCGACGGTCACGAGGTGCTGCGCACCCGCCTCGACCGCACCAGCATGACATTGGTACCCGCGCCGGCCACCGATCTCCTCGACGAGATCGAGGTAGCGGGTGACCTGCCGTCCGCCGTTAATGAACACGCCGAAAGGGCCCTGGCGGGCCTCGATCCGGAACGGGGCGTGCTGCTTTCGGTCACCTGGCTGCGACCGTCGAGCGGGCAGAGCGTACTGCTGATCACCGCCCACGTGCTGGCCATGGACCCGGCGTCGTGGCGGGTGGTCCTGGGCGAGCTCGACACCGCCCTGCACGCGCTGGCCGCGGGTCGTGCACCCGCACCGATTTCGGAGCTCACCACCTACCGGCAGTGGACCGAAGCACTCACGCGGCGGGCCGAAACGCTTGACAGCTGCCAATTTTGGTTGAACCAGCTGGACGGCGTGGATCCCGACCTCGGAGCACGGCGGGTCGACCCCGATCGGGACCGTGCCCGCGACCTGGTGGTCCGCGCGTCCGTGGCCGACGCCGAGGCCACCGGGCAGCTGTTGAATATGGGTGTTCCGATGTTCGAAGTCCTGGTCGCCGCCGCGACGCGGACGGTCAACCGGTGGCGGCGAGTCCGCAGCCAGCCGACGCCACCGCCGCTGCTGGCGCTGGAAACTCACGGCCGCGCAGATTCTCTGGTCGACGACACGATCGATACCTCCGATACGGTCGGGCTGCTGAGCAGCATCTACCCACTGCGGGTGCCCACCACCGACCCGCACCTGGTGGCCGAACATCTGGCCTCGGTCCCCGGCGGCGACATCGACTACGGGTTGCTGCGTTATCTGCGCAGCGACACCGCGTACCGGCTGAAGGAAAAGCCGGGACCACAACTTCTGCTCAATTACCTGGGCCGCATCGATGTGGGAGAGGCCGGTACCGACTTGCGGCTCGACCGCGAACTGCTGGGCGGGCTGCCGCAGTTGCCGGAACCGGACACGGCGGTGCGTCACGAGCTGGTCATCCTGGCCACCCTGCTGGGCTCCGGTGATCAGCAGGTGCTGCTCACCCAGTGGCGGGTGTTGCCCGACGTTCTCAGCGAGGCCGATTTGGCTGCGCTGCAAAGTATCTGGACTGAAGAACTCAAGGAGATGGTGTCATGA
- a CDS encoding MbtH family protein yields the protein MSTNPFDDETATFIVVVNDEEQHSLWPTFADVPAGWRRVFGEASRAECLQFVDEHWTDMRPRSLREAMNSQVTS from the coding sequence ATGAGCACCAATCCCTTCGATGACGAGACCGCCACCTTCATCGTGGTCGTCAATGACGAAGAGCAGCACAGTTTGTGGCCCACCTTCGCCGACGTCCCGGCAGGCTGGCGGCGGGTATTCGGTGAGGCGAGCCGGGCGGAATGCCTGCAATTCGTCGACGAGCACTGGACCGACATGCGGCCGAGGAGCCTTCGGGAGGCGATGAACTCGCAGGTCACGTCGTGA